The stretch of DNA CTTGCCCGAAGCGTTGCGCATGTCCCTGGCCGGGGGTGTGCTGAGTGCCGCCGCCCTGCCGCTGTACCTGCAACGCAAGGACGGCGAGCGCCTGGACTGGCTGGCGGTGTTGTTCCCGGCGCTGTTGCTGATCGCCCTGGTGACCAGCCTGCTGCTGACGTTGCTGGCGCCATGGCTGGTGCAACTGCTCGGCCCGGGGCTGGCGGCGACGGCCACCAGCCTCGCCAGCAGCAACTTGCAGATTCTCGCCTGGAGTGTGCCGGGGCTGATGCTGCATGCGCTGTTCAGTATTCCGCTGCAGGCCAGCGAGCGCTTTGTGGTCGCGGGGCTCGGTTCGTTGCTGTTCAACCTGCCGCCGGTGACCTACCTCGCCCTCGCCGGTACCGCCACGCAACCGCACTCGCTGGCGTTGGCCTGCCTCACCGGCAGCCTGCTGATGCCCCTGGCGCTGTTGCCGTCGATGCTGCGCCTGGGCTGGCGGCCGTGGCGGCTGCGGGCTTCGACATTGGAATTGCGCGAGCTGGGCGCTCGCATAGGCCCGCTGCTTTTAAGCAACGGTGCCAGCCAGGGTTTGGCGCTGATTGAACGGCTGGTGGCGTCCTTGCTGGGTGAAGGTGCGGTGACCTGGGTCAACCTGGCCCGCAAGCTGATGAACTTGCCGTTGATTGCCCTGATGAGCCTCAACCAGGTGCTGCTGGGCATGATGAGCCGGCGCCAGGGCGACGAGCGCCTGGCCCTGCTCAAGCGTGGCCTGGAAACCGCCAGCCTGCTGACCTTGCCCGCAGGCGTCGGCCTGGTGGCGGCGGCGCCGAGCCTGGTGGCGTTGCTGCTGCCCAAGCAGTCGGTGGATTCGCCGTTGCCGCTGTTGCTGGCCTGGTTTGCCGTGCCGCTGGTGTTCGGCGCCTGGAACGCCCTGCTGGCGCGTTATGCCTATGCCGCCGGCGACACCCGCCAGCCGCTGCGTTGCGAGTTGCTGGGCAGCCTGGTGAACGTGTTGCTGCTGGGTGTGCTGCCGTTTGTGTTTGGCCTGGCGGGTATCCCGCTGGCCGCCCTCGCCGGCGTGCTGTGCACGGCGTTGCTGCTGATGCAACGCCAGGCCTTGCTCGGCGCCCTGCCCTGGAAGGGGCACTGGTTGCTGAGTGGGCTGGTGATGGGCTTGGCGGCGTTGGTGTTGTTTCGGGTTCAAGGTATTTGGCTTCAGCTGGGGTTGAGCACCCTGGCGGGGGCCGTGGTGTTGCTGGGCATGGGCCTGTGGCTCAAGCCGTGGCGCAAGGCAGATTTATAGAGTGGGAGCAGTCAGGTGAAAAAACGCTGGATTCAAATGGATATTGCCAAGGGCATTGGCATCCTGATCATCGTGTTCGGGCACAGCTGGTTTGTCGCCAGTTCCCTGGACTTGCTGTACCCGCTGCTGGCGGTATTTATCCTGCCGTTGTTCTTCTTTCTCTCCGGGGTGTTCTTCAAGCCTGAACAACCCTTTGTCGAGATGGCGGTGCGCAAGGCCGATGCACTGCTCAAGCCGTTCTTCTTCACCATGCTGGTGTACATCCTGATCCGCGACCTGCTGCGCGGCCAGGCACTGCTGCCGGACATCGGCGGCGTGCTGTATGCCTCGGTGGACACCATTCCATGGCAGGCGCTGTGGTTCCTGCCGCACTTCTGGGTGGCGATTCTGTTCGGCTGGGTGATGTTGCGGCTGATGCAGCGCCTGGGCTTGTCGCTGGCCATGAGCTGCGTGGTGATCACCCTGCAATTGATGCTCGGGATCTGGACCCTGCCGTGGTTCTGGCAGGTGCCGGTGACCGTCGGCGGGCAGACCTGGACGATGCCGGGGCTGCCGTTCAGCATTGATGTGACGTTGATCAGCAGTACCTATTTTATCTTTGGTTACTTGCTGCGGGACGTGCTGCGTCGCCACCAGAGTTCGTTGCTGACGCTACTGGGCGCCATGGCGTTGTTTGCGGTGGTGTTCATCTACAGCTGGGACACCATGGACCTGGCACAGCGGCGTTACGACCACTGGCTGTGGACCAGTTTGCTGGCGGTGATCGGCGTATATGTATGCTGGGCCCTGGCCGGGGTGATGATGGTCTCGGGGCTGCTGACGCGGGCGATGACGTACATCGGGCAGTCGACGTTGATTCTGTTGATCTTCCACGGGGAAATTCAACACAAGACGGTGGACTTGATGGAACGGTTCGGGCTGCATCCGCTGCTGTCGGCGAGCATCGGGCTGGTGGTGGCGGTGGTGGTGCCGTTGATGATCGGCGAAGTGATCAAGCGGGTAGCGTTCCTGCGGTTTTTCTACTTCCCCTTCCCGATACGCAAGGCACCGGCGGTGGCCGGTGAAAAGCCTGGAGCTTGAGGCGTGATGTGGGAGCTGGCTTGCCTGCGATGGCATCACCGCGGTGTGCCTGAATTACCGAGGTGATGCTATCGCAGGCAAGCCAGCGCCTACAGAAAAACGCTCAATCATCCAGTGCCGGTTGTGGCGCTGGATGCTTGGTGTTTTTGCCCGCCTTGGCGCCAGGCTTGCCAGCTGCAGGGGCAGCCGGTTCCGGTTCGGCCGGGGCGGCAAGGTCCTTTTCAGCCTGGGGCATCTGATCAATCGCGCTGAAGAAATCCGCCAGGCTGAGGGTGTCGGGTGGCACGGTCTTCTCGAGTTTTTTCTCGCCGTCCTTGCCCACCAGGATCACCTTGGTACCACTGCCGGCGCCCAGCTTGAGTGCGCGGATCAGCGCGTTGGTTTCCGGCGGCGCGAGCTTCTTGTTGTCCTTCGCGTCCTTGGCGAACTTCTCGCCTTCAGCGCCGATGCTGCCAAAGGACACGGTGTACAGCACCATGTTGCGCTCTTCAAAGGACTGCTTGTTGGCAGGCTCGTCCAGCTGTTTCTTGAGGGTGGCCAACGTCGGGTTGCCGGAGTCGAGCTCCACCACCACCAACGGGCGGGACTTGCCCAGGTCCTGCTTGAGCGGATTGAGATCATCCGCGGCCAACAGCGGCCCCGTAAAAGCCATCAGGGTAGCCAGGGTCAGCGACCGGATGAGCATGCACACCTCCTTTGAATTCCATGCAGGGTTCTTGAGTTTCATGTCTGCGACAGTCAAATTCAAGGATGATTCCTACAACAACTTCAGAAAGCGTAGGTCAGGACGCCCGCGACGCAAGGCGTTTAGCCACCTTACGCCTCATTGTTTCTTTTGATTGCGGATGCTCACGACGGCCAATGCCGGGCAAATACCGGCGCTACGTTTGGGTGGGCATCCACCTGCGCCAGCACCCGGGCAAACTCAGGCCGCGACTGGTGCAGCGCGTCCCGCCCGCCTGCCCAACGCGACACCGCCGCAGCCATGATCGCCAGTGCATTCGGAACCTGCGCCGGGGTGGACAGTTGCTCGGCAAATTGATCGGCAAACACTTCCCAGGCCCCATGCAGGCGGCGACGGGTGCCGCTGATCAGCTGTTCATGCTGCTGCGCATCGGGGCTGTCGGTCCAGCGTTCCGGATAGTCGATGATGCCAATCGCCGAGTAACAGTTGGCGGCGATGTACACCAGGCCGCGAATGACTTGGGCGGGCTCCTCGGGCAGCAGCTCTGAGGCGGGAAACTGCAGGCCCAGGTGAATCAGGATCGCCGCGCTTTCCGTCAACACGCTGCCATTGGGCAGTTTCAGGGTGGGGATTTGCTTGAGCGGGTTGATCCGCGCCAACGCCTCGTTGCCCACGCGGTCTTCCCAGGAGCAGGCGTCGACCTGGCACCACTCGACACCGCAACGCTGCAGGGCAATTTCGATGATGCACGAGCCGGTGCCTTGGGTTCCGTAAAGGGTGTACACAGTGCCAAGCCTCCTGACAGTGGATTGAGGTGTTAGGCTAGGCCGTTCATTCGTTCAACGGGAAGCCATCATGCACAGCAAACGCGTCACGATCGAAGACTGGGACGGCGACGGCGCCATCCGCCTGCCAGACGAAGCCTTGCAGGAACTGGGGCTGGATGTGGGCGACACGCTGTACATCGTCGAGACCTATGTGGGCACGCAAAAAGGCTTTGTGCTGTCGACCACGCCGAAAATTGCCGACCGGATGGATGAGTTAGTGGAAGAGCTGAGCCATAAGCCCTAGCGAGCCAGCCTGGCTTGCAACCCCGCCTTCACCTGTGGCCATTCCGGATCAATGATGCTGAAGCGCACCGAGTTGCGCTTGCGGCCATCGGGCATGATGCGCTCGTGGCGCACGATCCCTTCCTGTACCGCGCCGAGGCGCAGGATCGCGGCCCGGGATTTTTCGTTGAGTTCATCGGTGGTGAACTGCACCCGCACGCACTCCATCACTTCAAACGCGTGGGTCAGCAGCAACAGCTTGGCCTCGGTGTTGACCCCGGATTTCTGCACCGACTGGCTGATAAACGTGTGGCCGATCTCCAGCTTGCGATTGACCCGGTCGACCTTCCAGAACCGGGTGCTGCCCACCACTTCACCGGTGTCGCGGCGCACGATGACAAACGGCATCACGGTGCCTGCCTCACGCCCGGCCAGGGCAATGTCCACGTACTTTTCGACGGTGTCGGGCCCCGGCACGTTGGTCACCTTGAGGTTCCACAACTGCCCGTCGGCAGCAGCCTGTACCAGGGCGGTGGCGTGTTCGCGTTGCAGGGGCCGGAGTTCGACCGTGGTGCCGGTCAGGGTGATTTCAGTCATGGGAGGGCTGCGCTGTCTGGTGGTCGTCAGTGGCCAAGATTGCAGGCTCTCGCCACCTCAAGGCAAGCCGTTTTAGAACAAGCCCATCTGGCCGCCCACCAGGGTGCCGAAGTCATCGTTTACAAACGGCAGGATCGCGTCCGCCACCGGTTGCAGTTGCCGGGTGACGTAGTGGTCGTAGTCGATCGGCGCCTGGCGCACTTCCAGCGGTTCGGGGCCATTGACGCTGATCACGTAGCTGATCCAGCCACCGTTCTGGTACTGGCGCGGGCGACCCTGGCGGTCGTTGTATTCGTCGGCCAGCCGCGCGGCGCGCACGTGGGGCGGTACGTTGCGCTCGTAGTCACCCAGTTGCCGGCGCAGGCGCTTGCGGTAGATCAGCAGGTCGTCGAGCTCGCCGCTCAAGGTGCGACGTACGTAGTCGCGCACATAATCCTGGTGGGGCTGGCGGTGGAAGATGCGCTGGTAGAGTTCCTGCTGGAATTGCCGGGCCAGGGGCGACCAGTCGCTGCGTACGGTTTCCAGGCCCTTGTAGACCATTTCTTCGCTGCCGTCGGCACGGGTGACCAGCCCGGCGTAGCGCTTTTTGCTGCCCTCTTCCGCACCACGAATGGTCGGCATCAGGAAGCGGCTGAAGTGGGTTTCGTATTGCAGTTCCAGGGCGCTTTGCAGGCCGAACTCATTCTGCAGGCGCTCGCGCCACCAGGTGTTGACGTGCTGCACCAGGTCCAGGCCGATGCGCGTCGCGTCTTCCTGGGAATGGGGGCTGCCGAGCCAGACAAAAGTCGAGTCGGTATCGCCATAGATCACCTCATAACCCCGGGCTTCGACCAGCTCGCGGGTCTGGCGCATGATCTGGTGGCCGCGCAGGGTGATGGACGATGCCAGTCGCGTGTCGAAGAAGCGGCAACCACTGGATCCGAGTACGCCGTAGAAGGCGTTCATGATGATCTTCAGCGCTTGGGACAGCGGCGCGTTGTGTTCGCGCTTGGCCACTTCGCGGCCCTCGGAAACCCGCGCGACAATCGACGGCAGGCAATGCCGGGTGCGGGAAAACCGCGCACCGCGAAAGCCTTCCACCGACTCGCTGTCTTCGGGGTGACGCAGGCCTTCGATCAGGCCCACCGGGTCGATCAGAAAGCTGCGGATGATCGACGGGTAGAGGCTTTTGTAGTCAAGCACCAGCACCGACTCGTAGAGGCCCGGGCGCGAATCCATGACAAACCCGCCGGGGCTGGCCTGGGGTGGTTTGTCTCCCAGGTTCGGCGCGACGAAACCCTGGCGGTGCATCAGCGGCATGTACAGGTGCGTGAACGCTGCCACCGAACCGCCGTTGCGGTCTGCCGGCAAGCCGGTGACGCTGGCTCGTTCGAGGAGGAATTTCAGCAGCTCGGTCTTCTCGAAAATCCGCGTGACCA from Pseudomonas sp. NC02 encodes:
- the murJ gene encoding murein biosynthesis integral membrane protein MurJ translates to MLGSAFWLTLATLLGLCLGFAREWLLVAAWGAGERSDAFLIALFLPEALRMSLAGGVLSAAALPLYLQRKDGERLDWLAVLFPALLLIALVTSLLLTLLAPWLVQLLGPGLAATATSLASSNLQILAWSVPGLMLHALFSIPLQASERFVVAGLGSLLFNLPPVTYLALAGTATQPHSLALACLTGSLLMPLALLPSMLRLGWRPWRLRASTLELRELGARIGPLLLSNGASQGLALIERLVASLLGEGAVTWVNLARKLMNLPLIALMSLNQVLLGMMSRRQGDERLALLKRGLETASLLTLPAGVGLVAAAPSLVALLLPKQSVDSPLPLLLAWFAVPLVFGAWNALLARYAYAAGDTRQPLRCELLGSLVNVLLLGVLPFVFGLAGIPLAALAGVLCTALLLMQRQALLGALPWKGHWLLSGLVMGLAALVLFRVQGIWLQLGLSTLAGAVVLLGMGLWLKPWRKADL
- a CDS encoding acyltransferase family protein, whose protein sequence is MDIAKGIGILIIVFGHSWFVASSLDLLYPLLAVFILPLFFFLSGVFFKPEQPFVEMAVRKADALLKPFFFTMLVYILIRDLLRGQALLPDIGGVLYASVDTIPWQALWFLPHFWVAILFGWVMLRLMQRLGLSLAMSCVVITLQLMLGIWTLPWFWQVPVTVGGQTWTMPGLPFSIDVTLISSTYFIFGYLLRDVLRRHQSSLLTLLGAMALFAVVFIYSWDTMDLAQRRYDHWLWTSLLAVIGVYVCWALAGVMMVSGLLTRAMTYIGQSTLILLIFHGEIQHKTVDLMERFGLHPLLSASIGLVVAVVVPLMIGEVIKRVAFLRFFYFPFPIRKAPAVAGEKPGA
- a CDS encoding DUF4174 domain-containing protein, translated to MLIRSLTLATLMAFTGPLLAADDLNPLKQDLGKSRPLVVVELDSGNPTLATLKKQLDEPANKQSFEERNMVLYTVSFGSIGAEGEKFAKDAKDNKKLAPPETNALIRALKLGAGSGTKVILVGKDGEKKLEKTVPPDTLSLADFFSAIDQMPQAEKDLAAPAEPEPAAPAAGKPGAKAGKNTKHPAPQPALDD
- a CDS encoding glutathione S-transferase N-terminal domain-containing protein codes for the protein MYTLYGTQGTGSCIIEIALQRCGVEWCQVDACSWEDRVGNEALARINPLKQIPTLKLPNGSVLTESAAILIHLGLQFPASELLPEEPAQVIRGLVYIAANCYSAIGIIDYPERWTDSPDAQQHEQLISGTRRRLHGAWEVFADQFAEQLSTPAQVPNALAIMAAAVSRWAGGRDALHQSRPEFARVLAQVDAHPNVAPVFARHWPS
- a CDS encoding AbrB/MazE/SpoVT family DNA-binding domain-containing protein, which translates into the protein MHSKRVTIEDWDGDGAIRLPDEALQELGLDVGDTLYIVETYVGTQKGFVLSTTPKIADRMDELVEELSHKP
- a CDS encoding GNAT family N-acetyltransferase, with the protein product MTEITLTGTTVELRPLQREHATALVQAAADGQLWNLKVTNVPGPDTVEKYVDIALAGREAGTVMPFVIVRRDTGEVVGSTRFWKVDRVNRKLEIGHTFISQSVQKSGVNTEAKLLLLTHAFEVMECVRVQFTTDELNEKSRAAILRLGAVQEGIVRHERIMPDGRKRNSVRFSIIDPEWPQVKAGLQARLAR
- a CDS encoding DNA polymerase II; the protein is MDLQQGFVLTRHWRDTPAGTEVSFWLATDQGPRFVRLPVQTSVMFIPQAHRKPAELQLKGERGIELRDLALCDFHHRPVLGLYTQQHRQLMDLEKRLRRAGIDVYEGDVRPPDRYMMERFITAPVLFGGKAGEGGMLVEAQMKPAPDYRPPLKLVSLDIETTAQGDLYSIALEGCGERQVYMLGPPNNTDAVDFKLDYCDTRAELLERLNVWLATHDPDAIIGWNLVQFDLRVLHEHAQRLNVPLLLGRGGDAMGWREHGSRNHYFAAAAGRLIIDGIEALRSATWSFESFSLENVAQTLLGEGKSISTPYQRMDEINRMFAEDKPALARYNLKDCELVTRIFEKTELLKFLLERASVTGLPADRNGGSVAAFTHLYMPLMHRQGFVAPNLGDKPPQASPGGFVMDSRPGLYESVLVLDYKSLYPSIIRSFLIDPVGLIEGLRHPEDSESVEGFRGARFSRTRHCLPSIVARVSEGREVAKREHNAPLSQALKIIMNAFYGVLGSSGCRFFDTRLASSITLRGHQIMRQTRELVEARGYEVIYGDTDSTFVWLGSPHSQEDATRIGLDLVQHVNTWWRERLQNEFGLQSALELQYETHFSRFLMPTIRGAEEGSKKRYAGLVTRADGSEEMVYKGLETVRSDWSPLARQFQQELYQRIFHRQPHQDYVRDYVRRTLSGELDDLLIYRKRLRRQLGDYERNVPPHVRAARLADEYNDRQGRPRQYQNGGWISYVISVNGPEPLEVRQAPIDYDHYVTRQLQPVADAILPFVNDDFGTLVGGQMGLF